The following is a genomic window from Rhizobium sp. 11515TR.
GACCAATCGTTCGAACGGCTCCGTTCTCCTGACGCTGATGAAGCTCAGGACCTTCATCGCGCTGTTTGCCGTCGTCATCTTCTTTGCGATCTTTGCACCGAACTTCACCTCGACCGCCAACATCATCCTGATGTCGAAGCATGTCGCGCTCAACGCCTTTCTCGCCATGGGTATGACCTTCGTGATCGTCACCGGCGGGATCGATCTATCGGTCGGTTCGATCGTCGGCCTTTGCGGCATGGTGGCCGGCGCCCTCATCCTGAATGGGGTCGAACTGCCGATCGGCTATACCGTCTACTTCAACATCTACGAGATCATTCTCATCACGCTCGCCGTGGGGCTGCTCATCGGGCTCATCAACGGCTTGCTCATAACCAAGCTCAACGTCGCGCCCTTCATTGCCACGCTCGGGACGCTCTATATCGCTCGCGGCCTGGCGCTTCTGTCCTCCGACGGTCAGACCTTCCCGAACCTGGTGGGTCGGCCGGAATACGATACCACGGGCTTCGATATCTTTGGTGCGGGTCGTATGCTCGGCCTGCCCGTTTCCATCTGGATCCTGATTGTGCTGGCGCTGCTTGCTGCCTATGTCGCCCGCTCGACGCCGATCGGCCGGCACATTTTCGCCGTCGGCGGAAACGAGCGCGCCGCGCGCATGTCCGGCATCCGCGTCGATGTGGTCAAGATCTTCGTCTATATGTTCTCGGGCCTCTGCGCCGCCATCGTCGGCATCGTCATTTCGTCGGAACTGATGGCGGCGCATCCGGCGACCGGCGAAAGCTTCGAGCTGAACGCGATCGCGGCGGCAGTGCTCGGTGGCACTTCCATGTCTGGCGGCCGCGGCACCATAGGCGGCACGATCATCGGTGCCTTCGTCATCGGCATCCTTTCGGATGGCCTCGTGATGATGGGCGTCTCATCCTTCTGGCAGATGGTGATCAAGGGATGTGTCATCATCATCGCTGTCGTCGTGGATCAGGCGCAGCGGCGTCTCCAGCAGCGCGTAACTCTCATGCAAATGGCAAAGGCAGGCTGAAATGGCAGAACTCAAGGGCGCATTGATCGGTTGCGGCTTCTTCGCGATCAATCAGATGCATGCGTGGCACGACGTCGAAGGCGCCAGCATCGTCGCGATCTGCGACCGCGACCCGGAGCGGCTGAAGCTCGTCGGCGACCAGTTCGGCATCGAGCGTCGCTACACGGACGCGGCCGCCATGTTCGCCGATGGTGGCTTCGATTTCGTCGACATCGCAACGACGATGGCGAGCCATCGGGCCTTGGTGGAGATGGCGGCCTCTCACAAAATCCCGGCGATCTGTCAGAAGCCTTTCGCAAAGACCTTGAGCGACGCCAAGGCGATGGTCGAGGCCTGTGCGCGAGCCGGCGTACCGCTAATGGTGCATGAGAACTTCCGGTGGCAAACGCCTATTCAGGCCGTCAAGACGGTCCTGCAATCGGGCGCGATCGGCGAGCCCTTCTGGGGGCGTTTCTCCTTCCGCTCCGGCTACGACGTGTTTTCGGGTCAACCTTATCTCGCTGAAGGCGAGCGTTTCATCATTGAGGATCTCGGTATTCACACGCTCGACATCGCCCGCTTCATCCTCGGCGACGTTTCTTCACTGACGGCCCGCACCAGGCGGGTCAATCCGAAGATCAAGGGCGAGGATGTCGCCACCATCCTGCTCGACCATGAAAGCGGGGCGACCTCGATCGTCGATGTCAGCTACGCCTCCAAGCTTGCGACGGAACCGTTCCCCGAGACCCTGATCGAACTCGACGGCACGAAGGGTAGCATTCGGCTGTCGCAGGGGTATCGTCTCGAGATCAGCGGCCCCGATGGCGTGACCATATCCGATGCGTCACCCCAGCTTCTGTCCTGGGCCTCACGCCCCTGGCACAATATTCAGGAGAGCGTCCTGGCGATCCAGCAGCATTGGACCGACCGCCTTGCCAGTGGTGGCGAAACCTCCACGTCAGGCGCGGACAATCTCAAGACGCTGGCGCTTGTCGAGGCCGCCTACGAGAGTGCGGCCAACGGGAAGCGCGTCGACATCGGAGCGCTGCTGCGATGACGACCGAGATCGATCCGTTCCAGCTTTACGGCACGCGCGAGCTCGAAGCGCCGCCGGTGCGGCTGACGGCGGGCAGACTGACCGCCGACTTCAAAGACGGCAATCTGCGGTCGATTTGCTATGACGGCGCCGAGGTCCTACGGGCCGTTTCCTACCTGGTTCGCGATCGCGATTGGGGCACCTATGCATCCGTCATCGAGGACTTGCAGATCGATCAAGGCGACAATGCCTTCTTCGTCAGCTATCTCGCACGCTGTTCAGGTCCTGAAAATACCGAGCTTGCAATCGATGTACAGATCCGTGCCGAAGGGGGCGAAGGGCTGACTTTCGAGGCCGAAGCGCTTTCGGCCACCGGCTTCGAAACCAACCGCTGCGGCTTCTGCATCCTGCATCCGATCGTCGGCGTTGCCGGCATGCCGGTATCGGTCGAGCATGTCGATGGCAGCCGCGAAAACACGCATTTTCCAGATCTAATCGAACCTTGGCAACCCTTCAAGGACATGCGGGCGGTTACGCATGGCGTAACGTCGAACGTCACGGCCGAGTGCCGCATGGAGGGCGACACATTCGAAATGGAAGACCAGCGCAACTGGTCGGATGCCTCCTACAAGACCTATGTTCGCCCGCTTGCCCTGCCCTGGCCCTATCGCATTCCGGCCGGCGAGCCGATGCGGCAACGTATCGTTCTTTCAATAGGTGACATGCGGCGTGCGACCGCCGCGCCGGCAATGGTCGCCGATCGGCGCCCGATCGAGTTGAGCTTGGGAGAAACATCCGGCATCATGCCTGCGATAGGGCTCGTCATCACCCCCCAAGAAGCCGAAGCAACGCTCGCTGCTCGTGATCGGCTTGCCGAAATCGCGCCGCAGGAATTGCTCTTCCATTTCGACCCTGACGCCGGCCATGGCATTGATGTTCTCAAATCCTTTATGGCCATCGCAGCGCTTCACACCGGACAATCGACTCTCGAAATCGCATTGCCCTGTCGGAAGGCTCCGCTTGCCGAAACACAGCAGATCGCAACCCTGATGCACGACGCCGGCTTCAAACCCGATGCAATCATGATCTCGCCTTCAGTCGACCGGCAATCGACGCCGCCGGGCAGCAAATGGCCCGAATGCCCGCCTCTCGAGGAGGTCTACGCCGCCGCGCATGCCGCCTTTCCCGATGTGCGCATTGGCGGCGGCATGCTGAGCTATTTTACCGAACTCAATCGCAAACGAGTGCCCGCCGGCACTCTCGATTTCATTACACATTGCACCAATCCCATCGTGCATGCAGCCGACGATCTCAGCGTCATGCAGACACTGGAAGCACTGCCATTCATCACGCGTTCCGTACGCGCCATCTATGGCGACAAGCCTTACCGCATCGGTCCCTCGACCATACCGATGCGACAGAACCCCTATGGCAGCCGGACGATGGACAATCCCCACGGCGGTCGTATCGCAATGGCCAACACCGATCCGCGGCACAATGCCCGTTTTGGCGAAGCCTTTGCGCTCGGCTATGCCGTCCGCGTCCTCGATGCCGGACTGGAATGCCTGACGCTTTCGGCACTGACCGGGCCTTTCGGCCTGATCGCCGGCGAAAAGGAGCCATCGACGCCGGGAACCACGCGACCGCTTTTTAACGTCATCTCCACACTGTCTCGCCTCGCCGGCGGCCAGTGGCAGGAGTGCCTGTCGTCCGATCAGACCTCCGTGCTCGCCTTCATCACGGTGAAGGCTGGAGCGGCTCGACAACTCCATCTGGTCAACATCACACCCGCCTCGCAACAGATCCAGCTGGGAAGGTTCCGCCTGCTGGAGCAGCCTGGAAATACGAGGCTCACGCTTGATGCCTATAGCACCGCTTCCGCGACTTTGATGGATTGACCTTCATTCGCAGACGCGCAAGTTAGTCCCAACAATCACAATGATTTGGGAGTCTCGGCGTGAAGACGAAGAAATTGATCAACGAGGGTGCCGCCGCCGTCGATGAGATGCTGGCCGGTATTTTGGCGGCTCATCCGCGCCATCTCCGCGCCATTGAAGGATCGCCCCGCTCGATCGTGGCAAATCATGGGCCGCGAGCCGGCAAGGTCGGTCTGGTGATCGGAGGCGGGTCCGGGCATGAGCCAACATTTCTCGGCTTCGTCGGCAAGGGGCTGGCCGATGCCGCCGCCATCGGCAATGTCTTTGCCTCGCCGCCGCCCGATCCGATCATCGAATGCGCTAAGGCCGCCAGCGGCGGCGCCGGCGTGCTGTTCATGTACGGCAACTATGCCGGCGACGTCATGAATTTCGACATGGCGGCGGAGATGCTGGCCATGGACGATATCGAAGTGCGTACCGTGCTGACGACGGACGATATCGCTTCCGCGCCGGTCGATCAGAAGGATCGCCGCCGCGGTGTTGCCGGCAACGTTTTCATCTTCAAGGCCGCTGGTGCCGCCTGCGATCTGATGTACGGTTTCGACGATGTGGAACGGGTGGCACGTTGGGCGAATGAACGCACCTATACGATGGGTGTGGCGCTTTCGCCCTGCTCTCTGCCACAGACCCGCAAGCCGAATTTCGAGATCGGCGCGGACGAGATGGAAATTGGCATGGGCATCCATGGCGAGCCCGGCGTCGCACGCGGGCCGATGCGGTCTGCGGACGAGGTGTCGAGCGAACTCGTCGGCAAGATTCTCGATGAGATGAAGCCAGCGCCGGGTGACCGGGTTGCCGTGCTCGTCAACTCCTTGGGCTCCACACCGCTGATGGAACTCTACATCATGATGCGCAAGGTCAAGGCCATGCTCGACGATGCAGGCGTCGTCGTTCACTTGTCGCTGGTGGGCAATTACTGCACGTCGCTTGAAATGGCTGGAGCCTCCATCACACTCATGCATCTCGATGACGAATTGCAGCGACTGATCGATCACCCCTGTGATTGCGCCATGTTCCGCTCCGGCGAGGTTTTGTAATGGCAACGATTACAACGGAGGATATGAAATCGCTTTTCGTGCGGATCGCCGAAGCGATGGCCCGCGAGAGGGATCGTCTCTGCGAACTGGACGGCGTGATCGGCGACGCTGACCACGGCATCGCCATGGAGCTTGGCTTTACTGCCGCAGCCAAAGCAGTTTCGGAGCTGGATTCATCGACATCCGAACCGACGTTAGTCTTCAACACGGCGGCGAAGTCCTTCCTAAACGCCGTGGGCGCCTCGTCCGGACCACTCTATGCGACGGCACTCATGCGCGCAGGCGCGGTCGCCAAGGGAAAGGCGTCGTTGGGCGACGACGATATGGTCGAGATATTCGCAGCCTTTGCCAAAGGTATTCAGGATCGGGGCAAGGCAGAGGTCGGTGAAAAGACCATGGTCGATGCCTGGGCACCCGCCGCCGCGGCCTGCCGCGCGGCCAGAGATCGAGGACTTTCATTTGCCGATTGTTTCGCTGCCGCCCTTAAAGCCGGTGAAGCGGGTGCAGAAGCCACCAAAGATATGATCGCCGCGAAAGGCCGGTCGTCGCGCCTCGGCGATCGAGCCTTGGGACACATGGACCCCGGCGCGGCGTCGGCCGTTGTCATCATGGCCTGCTTTCACGATCACTTCGTGTGATACCGCTGATAAGCTCATCATACCAGTTGACATGTTGACAACGATTTGTCAAAACCGCCCTCAGCTTTGCTCAGAGGAGGACGGGAGATGGCTGGCAACTTCAAATATGCGCGTTGGTTCGGCGCTGCTGCTATGGCAGCGGCGGCGTTTTCGGCAACCAATGCTGCCGCGGAAGACCTGACGCTGTGGACGCTGAACTTCGACAATGGCGCGGCAAACGGCGCGCTGAAGAAGGTGGCGAAAGACTTCGAGGCCGCCAATCCCGGCACCCATATCGAAATCGTCCAGCGCGGCGTCGATGAGCACAAGACCGCCCTTCGCGTGGCCGCGGGCTCCAGCAAAGGCCCGGATATCTATTTCAGCTGGGCCGGACTTGGCCTCGGCGGCGAATATGTGAAGGCCGGCCTCTCGCTGCCGCTCGACAAATATTACACTCAGTACAAGTGGAACGACGAACTGCTTCCGTCTGCCGCCGCCTTTGCCGATCTCTACCCGGGCGGCAAGCACGGTGTTCCCTTCACCTTCAAGGGTGAAGCGATCTACTACAACAAGAAGCTTTTCCAGAAGGCAGGCATCACCGGCGAGCCGAAAACCTATGAAGAGCTGCTGGCCGCAGCCGACAAGCTCAAGGCCGCCGGCATTCCGGCCTTCACCTTCGGCGGCTCGGTCAACTGGCACGTCATGCGCTTGATGGACGTGCTGCTGGAAACCAAATGCGGCGCCGACAAGCATGACGCCTTGATGGCCATGAAGGCCGACTGGACCAAGGAGCCCTGCGCAACCGACGCCTTCACCGAATTCGCCAAGTGGACGAAGGATTACACGCTGAAGCCTTTCATGGGCATCAGCAACCAGCAATCTTACACGCTGTTCGTCGCCGGCCGTGCTGCGATGATGCTCGAAGGCGACTGGCTGGTCAGCCAGCTGAGCGGCAGCAAAGTCAATCTCGACGATTACGGCGTGGTGCCGTTCCCGACGAACACCAATCGCCTCTATGGCTTTGCCGAGTACAATTACATCAGCACCAAGAGCAAGAGCCCGGATCTTGCGGCAAAATTCCTCGACTACTTCCTGTCGACAAAGGTGCAGCAGGATCTCGTCGGCCAGATCAGCTCGATCTCGGTCAACAAGAATGTCCGGTACGCGGACCAGAAGCCGCTCGAGGCGAAGTGGCTTGAGATCTTCAAGACCTACAGCAAGGTCTACATGAATGGCGACCAGGCCTTCCCGCTCGACGTCACCACCGAATATTTCCGGGTAATCAACGACGTCGCCTCCGGCAACATCCAGCCGGCGGATGCCGCCAAGCAGCTGCAGACCTTCATCGCCGGTCGCACCTGATCAATCGAGGGAGGCCGCCACGCCAATCGTTATCGCGGCGAACGGCCTCCCTCACCCTTATGCCCACGCGTCAGCTGCCGCCGGGAGCAATCAGAAATGTCATTCCGCAACCGAACACATGATCCCCGCGTCCAGGCAGTGATCCTGCTTGCGCCGGCCATGCTGATCTACGCGATTTTCGCGCTTTACCCGATGCTGAACGTGGTGGTGCTGAGCTTCCAGAAATGGAACGGCCTCGATCCGCAACGCCCCTTCGTCGGCGTGGCGAACTATCAATATATCTTCACGCAGGATCCCGTCTTCTGGGTCGCCTTCCGCAACACCGTGATCTGGACGATCATGTGCGTGATCTTTCCGCCCATGGTCGGGCTGCTGCTGGCGCTGAGCCTCAATCAGAAACTCTTTGCCCGCAATACCTTCCGCGCCATCTTCTATCTGCCCGTCATC
Proteins encoded in this region:
- a CDS encoding ABC transporter substrate-binding protein translates to MAGNFKYARWFGAAAMAAAAFSATNAAAEDLTLWTLNFDNGAANGALKKVAKDFEAANPGTHIEIVQRGVDEHKTALRVAAGSSKGPDIYFSWAGLGLGGEYVKAGLSLPLDKYYTQYKWNDELLPSAAAFADLYPGGKHGVPFTFKGEAIYYNKKLFQKAGITGEPKTYEELLAAADKLKAAGIPAFTFGGSVNWHVMRLMDVLLETKCGADKHDALMAMKADWTKEPCATDAFTEFAKWTKDYTLKPFMGISNQQSYTLFVAGRAAMMLEGDWLVSQLSGSKVNLDDYGVVPFPTNTNRLYGFAEYNYISTKSKSPDLAAKFLDYFLSTKVQQDLVGQISSISVNKNVRYADQKPLEAKWLEIFKTYSKVYMNGDQAFPLDVTTEYFRVINDVASGNIQPADAAKQLQTFIAGRT
- the dhaL gene encoding dihydroxyacetone kinase subunit DhaL codes for the protein MATITTEDMKSLFVRIAEAMARERDRLCELDGVIGDADHGIAMELGFTAAAKAVSELDSSTSEPTLVFNTAAKSFLNAVGASSGPLYATALMRAGAVAKGKASLGDDDMVEIFAAFAKGIQDRGKAEVGEKTMVDAWAPAAAACRAARDRGLSFADCFAAALKAGEAGAEATKDMIAAKGRSSRLGDRALGHMDPGAASAVVIMACFHDHFV
- a CDS encoding Gfo/Idh/MocA family protein; the protein is MAELKGALIGCGFFAINQMHAWHDVEGASIVAICDRDPERLKLVGDQFGIERRYTDAAAMFADGGFDFVDIATTMASHRALVEMAASHKIPAICQKPFAKTLSDAKAMVEACARAGVPLMVHENFRWQTPIQAVKTVLQSGAIGEPFWGRFSFRSGYDVFSGQPYLAEGERFIIEDLGIHTLDIARFILGDVSSLTARTRRVNPKIKGEDVATILLDHESGATSIVDVSYASKLATEPFPETLIELDGTKGSIRLSQGYRLEISGPDGVTISDASPQLLSWASRPWHNIQESVLAIQQHWTDRLASGGETSTSGADNLKTLALVEAAYESAANGKRVDIGALLR
- the apnL gene encoding D-apionate lactonase, with translation MTTEIDPFQLYGTRELEAPPVRLTAGRLTADFKDGNLRSICYDGAEVLRAVSYLVRDRDWGTYASVIEDLQIDQGDNAFFVSYLARCSGPENTELAIDVQIRAEGGEGLTFEAEALSATGFETNRCGFCILHPIVGVAGMPVSVEHVDGSRENTHFPDLIEPWQPFKDMRAVTHGVTSNVTAECRMEGDTFEMEDQRNWSDASYKTYVRPLALPWPYRIPAGEPMRQRIVLSIGDMRRATAAPAMVADRRPIELSLGETSGIMPAIGLVITPQEAEATLAARDRLAEIAPQELLFHFDPDAGHGIDVLKSFMAIAALHTGQSTLEIALPCRKAPLAETQQIATLMHDAGFKPDAIMISPSVDRQSTPPGSKWPECPPLEEVYAAAHAAFPDVRIGGGMLSYFTELNRKRVPAGTLDFITHCTNPIVHAADDLSVMQTLEALPFITRSVRAIYGDKPYRIGPSTIPMRQNPYGSRTMDNPHGGRIAMANTDPRHNARFGEAFALGYAVRVLDAGLECLTLSALTGPFGLIAGEKEPSTPGTTRPLFNVISTLSRLAGGQWQECLSSDQTSVLAFITVKAGAARQLHLVNITPASQQIQLGRFRLLEQPGNTRLTLDAYSTASATLMD
- a CDS encoding dihydroxyacetone kinase subunit DhaK; this translates as MKTKKLINEGAAAVDEMLAGILAAHPRHLRAIEGSPRSIVANHGPRAGKVGLVIGGGSGHEPTFLGFVGKGLADAAAIGNVFASPPPDPIIECAKAASGGAGVLFMYGNYAGDVMNFDMAAEMLAMDDIEVRTVLTTDDIASAPVDQKDRRRGVAGNVFIFKAAGAACDLMYGFDDVERVARWANERTYTMGVALSPCSLPQTRKPNFEIGADEMEIGMGIHGEPGVARGPMRSADEVSSELVGKILDEMKPAPGDRVAVLVNSLGSTPLMELYIMMRKVKAMLDDAGVVVHLSLVGNYCTSLEMAGASITLMHLDDELQRLIDHPCDCAMFRSGEVL
- a CDS encoding ABC transporter permease; amino-acid sequence: MTADTSSAFATNRSNGSVLLTLMKLRTFIALFAVVIFFAIFAPNFTSTANIILMSKHVALNAFLAMGMTFVIVTGGIDLSVGSIVGLCGMVAGALILNGVELPIGYTVYFNIYEIILITLAVGLLIGLINGLLITKLNVAPFIATLGTLYIARGLALLSSDGQTFPNLVGRPEYDTTGFDIFGAGRMLGLPVSIWILIVLALLAAYVARSTPIGRHIFAVGGNERAARMSGIRVDVVKIFVYMFSGLCAAIVGIVISSELMAAHPATGESFELNAIAAAVLGGTSMSGGRGTIGGTIIGAFVIGILSDGLVMMGVSSFWQMVIKGCVIIIAVVVDQAQRRLQQRVTLMQMAKAG